In the Crocosphaera subtropica ATCC 51142 genome, TGGCTTATAGTTTGATAGTCTAGGCTTTCCTTCCCCAAGGTATTTCTAGCAATTTCTAGGGCTTTTTTTCGTAGCTTACTTTTATTATCTGCTAATAAAGCGGTTAAATAATGAGCAAAAGCCGATTTTCCGGTTCCATAGACGCTGGTTAATGTCCAAGCTCGATTGCCTTCTGGTGCGGCAATTCCGCTTGAAATACGTCGTAGGGTTGTAATAGAACGATCCGTTAGGACGTAACCTTCTAAAGCTTCAAATTGCTCACTGTCCCGTTCTAAATTGACGGAACGGGAGTAACGACGCTTGAGAGTAATGTACTGGGAGAGGGGTTGGATCATATTAATTTTGAGGCACCATCCTCTATCTTAGAGTGCTTCTCCAACAATGTGTAAAACTTCTTTATATAATTTTTCTTCTATCCAAAATCCTGTTTCTTGGATTAAGCTATCAAGTAAGGGTTTTACAGACTCAATTAAGTTTCTCTGTTTGGCAGCTATTAAAATGCCTAAGACTCCAATAATTGATAGTCCTGATTGAGTGGCAATTTTTCTTCTTAATCTTTCATCAATAATCATCGACAATCATAACTTTATAAGGTTTGTAAATCTTGGTGTCAGTTAATTTTTTCTTTTTATGAGGATGATAGTGATTTCTAGTTTTAATTCACCTTCGGAAATTTTAGCAGTTTCTAAGAATTCATCGGGAATGGTTAAACTCATAGGGTTGGTTGATGAAAAAAAGGGGTCACTATTCAATTTTAGATGAAATTTAGCTAAGAATAATTATCAAAAGTTATTTTTCTTGACTTCTTTTGAAAGTTTTGGTTCCGATTTGGGAATCCTAATACTATAGGCTTTCGAGCAATCTATCTTTCTTGGTTAACTTATTGAATGAAATAACATGAATAAACTAAGAAATTGTTTACTTCATTACTCAGGGTATATTATTGGCATCCATATTTTATTTATTAGTCCTGTTGAATCAGCCAATATATCGACTTCTTTAGACTTTAGTAGTGATATTCAAATCTCTTTATTAAGACAACAAAATACTAAAACAATTGAATCTCAATTGGGTTGGAAAGGCTTTTTCAGTTTATATCGTATGTTTCCTGATAGACCAGACAATTATGATGAGGAATTTCCCTATAGTATAGTTTATTTAGAACCTATAGGTAATAGTCTTAATATTTACAACTCATATGTAAAAAAACCTTTAGGACAATTGGCTGGATGTAATACCCATTATTGTGATAGAGCTAAAGCTTCATTAATAGGGCGTTTAAACTTCAAAGAGCAAGGTAATCAATGGATAGTTACTGAGGCTTCTGGACAAACGAGAATTCTCTTTGATAACGCTAGATGTGAAATATACAGAAAATCTAAGACTTTAATATGTAAGGGATTTTATAAAGTAGAGAATTATCCTATGACTCCAGTTCCTGCAATTTACAAATTTGTCAATGATGGAAGCACCCCTTTTTAATACTGTTACTAATAATAACAGCACTACAAGCTTTTTCTTATACAAATAATTTAGAATAAATATGAACAAATTAAGATTTTTTTTGATTGGCTACACTACTTTTTTTCTTGTAACTAATCTTCTTAGTAGTTACGAGGTCAAATCAGCCAATCTCTTAAGCAAATCGACTATTCGAGATGAGCAACCCACTCTATTAGTTCAAAATAAGACAACTCTTGAATCTATTAACTGGGGATTTTTTAGTTATTATATCAGATATCCTCATGATACTGAGTATCCTTATCCTAATGCCATTTACAAAAGTGTAGTTTATCTAGAGAGAAAAAATAATATAATCTACATCTATAATACTTATCTGCGCCGTCCGCTAGGTCAAGCAAATGGGTGTGGTGGACTTGGATGTGATATGGGCAAAGGTTCTCTCTTAGGTACTTTAAAATTACAACGCCGAGGAAATTTTTTAGTAGTTACTGAAGCTACTGAACAAGCGAAGATTCTTAATAACGTTAAGTGCCAAGTTCAAGGTGATGATACTGTTCCAGTTTTATCTTGCATTGGGACTTTTCAGTCTGAATTAAATCCTAATGCTTTTCCTTTTACTGTTATCTACGAATTTGGTTCTGGTACTTAGATTATTAACTTTTTATTGATTATCAATTTACTTAAGAATAAGCATTGAGGGAAATACGTTCAATAATAAATTAAAGTCCTTAAATAAATTCAAGACGCTGATACATTGATTCGGTAGTATGAGAGAGATAAATTCGCCATAAAGCTTGTAAAATTTCTCCAATAGAACGACGACCTTGACGACAATAAATAATTCCTGCGTGTTCTACTTGTCGTTGATGAAGTCTCAAAAAATCGGCATCGTGGGTAAAAATTATCCGCTTTTGAGTCAAAGCAAATGTGGTTTGTTGTTCATCAGATGCCCCAATTAAATTGACTTCTGCTGTGGTTGTTACATCAATATTCCGTCTTCTTAATCCCTCAGCAATGGCATT is a window encoding:
- a CDS encoding DUF3368 domain-containing protein, which translates into the protein MIIDERLRRKIATQSGLSIIGVLGILIAAKQRNLIESVKPLLDSLIQETGFWIEEKLYKEVLHIVGEAL
- a CDS encoding DUF5615 family PIN-like protein, translated to MTFIKFHLDENVENAIAEGLRRRNIDVTTTAEVNLIGASDEQQTTFALTQKRIIFTHDADFLRLHQRQVEHAGIIYCRQGRRSIGEILQALWRIYLSHTTESMYQRLEFI